The DNA sequence TGTTAACATActgtgcaatattggtttctggagtagaattcagtgattcatcacttagatacggcactcagtgctcatcatagcaagtgccctccttactacccatcGCCCATTTAGCCCACCCCCCACGCACCTCCCTCCatgaaccctcagtttgttctctatcattaagagtctcttgtggtttgttttcctccctcctttctttcctttattatatttttaaataatggaaatgtacatattttaatatatttttatttatttatttttaaggattttatttatttatttgacagcagagatcatgagtaggcagagaggcaggcagagagaggggggaaagcaggatccccgctgagcagagagcctgatgcagggctcaatcccaggaccctgggatcatgacgcgagccgaagtcagaggctttaacccactgagccacccaggcacccccaggcgccccatatttttaaaaccataagaCATCCATGTGGAAATGTGGAGTTCTGAGAAACCTAGTCTGAAAGCCCATGAATAGGAAGGCCTTCCAGTGGAACGTTCCccgtgcatggagcactggggcaGCCTTCCTGAAAGGCAAGaggacagaaagaagagagagaggacttgAAAAGGAGAACAGAGAGCAGAGGGCAGGTACAGCTGGGTTTGGAAGAGGGTAGTCAGTTTCCAAACACACAGGGAGACAGAACCTCTCTTTGGCCAGACTttactcattctctttttttcaactGGGCCCCGACTTTTGGACTTCCATGTTTGTGTCCTTTTTGTCCCATTTTAGCCAGAATCCCCCCAACTTCCACATCTGATCATCCTCAATATCAAATCGGGTTCTTCACCCCCACCATCCCGCAGGTGAAGTCTGATCGCCGGGGGGCTGCCTTTGGCAGGAATCAGGTTTGGTTGGTTTATCCCACCTTCCCTGCTCCTCTTAGGGGTTTTCTGGCCACTGACCCTACCCTGCTCCTGGGCTACAGATTCCCACTTTCCTGTTGTGGTTGGAGCTGAGCCCGGTCTCTCTCCGCCAGTGCAAGACCCCAGTGAAGAGGTTCCTATCCCCAGAGTCCTCCCTTGAGCAAAGTCAgctttaccatttttttaaaaaaaatttatttatttatttgacagatcacaagtaggcagagaggcaggtgaagagcaagaggaagggaagcaggttccctgctgagcagagagcccgattcggggctccatcccaggatcctgggatcatgacctgagccgaaggcagaagctttaacccattgagccacccaggcgccccatctttacCATTTTTAACAAGTCTTATGAATACTTTTTTATTTAGGGTTTGCAGACACGGGCCCTCCAGGCAGAGGGTGGTAGCTTGAATGACAGTTGGGGATGAGCTGGGACCCACCTTGGAGGGCTTGGTTACCGGAAAGGACACGGAAGCACTATTTTGCTAGGGCTGGGGGAGCCATTAGCCCATTCtaagcttttgtgtgtgtgtgtgtgtgtgtgtgtgtgtgaatgctcTCTGAGACTCCTCGCTTTGTCCCAGAAGCTGCTGAATAAACAAGTGGAAGAGTTCCACTTTCCACCTGTGCCAAGACCCTAACGCTCTCCATGGAACAAGCTTTCAATTCTGAACAAAGACAGGctgcattggggcacctgggtggctcagtcagttaagcgtctgccttccgatcaggtgctcaggtcaggatgccagggggtcctgggatcaagccccgtatcaggctctctgctcagcggggaacctgcttctccctctccctctcccgctcccccttcttgtgctctctctctctctttcaaataaacaaataaaattgtttaGATTTTTAGCCCAAACCCAGCATTGGCCACCTTGTGGAGGCACGTGCTGCTGTGGGCTCATTGTgcccctccaaaattcatatcttGAATCCTAATGCCTAGTACATCAGAACaggaccttatttggaagtagaGTTGTAACAGATATAATTAGATAAGACagggtcattagggtgggccctagtTGAATATGACTGAGGTCcttattaaaaaaagggggaatgAAGGCATAGACAAGCACACAGGGAGAACaccatgtgaagatgaaggcagagatcggGGGAAGCTTCTAGAAGTCAAGGAATACCAAAGATTGCCAGTAAAGCCACCAGCAGCGAGGGCAGAGGCATGAAACACAGAGAACACAAAGAGCCTATCCTGCCAGCACTTGGATCTCACAGCTCCaccctccagaactatgagacgATGCATTTCTGTTGTTCGAGCCACCCAGTTTGAGGTGCTTGATTTTGGCAGCCCCAGCCAAACCAAGATGTGTAGGCACACGTCTACCTGTATGTCACTGGTGGGACCAGGGACCTGGCTGAGCTTTCTGGGAGACAACCCTGCAACCCACGGCCAACTGTTCACCCTCCCAAACCCATTGTTCTCTTCTGGAAATaaccctaacttttttttttttaagattttatttattgtcagaaagagcgcacaagcaggtagaatggcagggagaggcagagagagaagcaggttccctgctgagcaaggagcccgatgtaggactggatcccaggaccctgggatcatgacccgagccaaaggcagcagcttaacccattgagccacccagttgccccaaaccctaactttttaaaaaaaacttattttatggAATATTATCTggcaataaaaagacaaatcattGATACATGAAATAACCAAGATGAATCTCCAGGGCTTCATGTGGAGCGAAAAAAGCCAGACCTACAAGGTTACAtactgtttgattccatttatatgacactTCTGAAATGACAGATTAGTGGTATCATGGGTTAAGGGAGAAGATAAGGACGGGGGCATGGGAAGGAGGTAGATGTcattatcaaaagaaaacaagagggaTCTTCATGGTCACAAAGTTGTTCTTTATCTGTGATTGGATACTAGAACTTACACATGTGATAAAGTGGCATAGActgaaacatacacacacacacacacacaggggtaCATACATATTGGTGGATTGTTccaatgtcaatatcctggttaTATTGTActacagttttgcaagatgttaccgTTGAGAGTAACTGGGCCAAGGGTACATggaattttcctgttttattctttGCAAGTACATGTGAATTTACAATGATCTCAATATTTAACTCAAAAAATTACTTTGTACAAGGAATCCATTCATAGCATCCCTACTGAGGTTAGGGAAGCATTGGAAATAACCTAACATACCCGCAACAGATGTCAGCTAAAACCCCAGGGATTTAACTCTGAACAATGACAAGCTCTCAAACTGAGTAAACATAAAACTGGATTAGCATGAAGTGAAAAAGCAGATGATATCCTAGCAGGTTCTGTGTGAGCCGTTCTGGGAAGAGCAGGGCTATACCTTGGCAGAGAATAATTCAAAAGGATGGACACACTTCATAGGTTCAAACCCACtggattcttctcttttttcttttaaaaaagacttcagttccaaataaaacaatgaaatgaaattaaaccCTTCGCCATCCTCCAGCCGCTGgctcttccttctgtctccagCAGGTGGCAGCAGCGCTTCGGGGATGGGCCTCACGAGCTCCGGTTCAGGCGGTTGGGTCTGTAGCTCCCACCAGCAGGTGGGGCTTCAGCGTCCGGATCGCGGCCGCTTAAAGTATCCGGCCTCGGAACTTGCACTTTCCCAAATCTGAGGCAAGAAGGCAGTTGTCCGGCCATGATCGGGTTAATGGTCCACATTCCAGAGCAAGGGAAGAGGGGGCTGGAGGGTCAGAGACAAGGGGAGGGGGCGCAGAGGGCCAGCTTCTCACAACACCCAGGGGCTCTGTTGGGAGAGATAGATCACATCCAACAATGGGCACAGCTGTTTTCGTCTGCCCCGAAGGAAGCTGACTTAGGAAGCAGGTATCAGAGAGAGCCCTTCCTGCAGGGGCTTCTGTCTGGCTTGTAAAACTGTCAGAGCAGCTGCATTTATGTGTGGAGTGATGGATGGTGGAAAGTGGGACAGACGGCTTCAGATGGACACAGTGGCTTACAAGTCAAGGCAGGTGGCAAAGGCCTCCGCAAGGCTCTGCAGGTGGGGCGTGCTGATTCATTGCCCAGTGGAAATACCAAGGGGACCTGGGCCACAGCcatcttccctgcctccttcaggTCCAGGAGTCCggtgcccctcctcctccaccagcaGTGAAAGCTTCCGAtggctctcctttcttttcctgcaCCTCAGGTGTGAACCTTCCTCCCCGGtacctctacccctcccctcgtTCTGCTCTTTGTGGCTATCCGGACCTAGGATGGCTTCGTGGAATGCGTCCCAAAGCATGCACCAGCAAGGTTTTCCATATACGACTCAAAGCTCTTTTTGAGGACTAGAGACCCTAGTCTTAATGGACTAgagaacagggggaaaaaagaggagatGAAGAATCAGCATTAAAAATGCTGGCCTTGGCTTTTGCTAAGAAAAGGGGTTTTGTGTTCTCCATTCCTAACCACAGCCTGGCCAGGGAAATGACTGCCGTTGGTACATATGTTTGCAAGCAACAGTGAGCGTCTTGGCCGAGAAGCCCCTGTCACCATGCGCGGAAGCCCCAAGATCTCCTTCTCGGGTTCCATCACCAGTGCCCGCCGATTTGCTCATCCTGGACTTGTAACCAGAATCCCGCCTCCTCGCGCAAGCAGATGCCCTCCCCTCCTCGTGGCTTTCCAGttttctctcttgccttccaGAGGGTTCCCAACAAGGGGCTTTCTTGGTCAGGATCATCAATGCTGAGTCTCATGGAATTGGGACCAGTGAGATATCTTAAAAagctttcttctgcctctgcctcggTCTGTGGGGACCAAAGATAGAGACCTTGGGCCATTTGTTGTTGGGGTAACAAATGAACTTGGCCTGAGAAAGGGACTTTGAGGGCTCAGAGCCATCATTTTCTTTGTGATGCTGGTCCAcagtttgtttttgagaaagCCCAAGAGGCCCAAGGAGGTAAAGATTACGAGCTGGAGCTCATTGTGATATCTGAAAACCGCAGCTGCCAGCACGTGGGAGGTGCTGGAGGGCAGGCTCGCCTTACACACCCCTCTCTCTAGGTCACCTGGGAGCACCAGAGCCATGTGGGAGTTTGCTGTGCCTGGGAAGTCTTTGGGGAGGGGTTGCAGTGAGCACACCCTGTTCCCTCCCCCTGGGCTGAGAGAAACGTGGGACCAGCCCTGCCCCAGACTGTCCTCATTGGTTGGCATCAGGCAGAGGGGGCTTTAAAAAGGCAAACGTGTCCCAGGCTAGGGACcgaagcctgtgctactgcaaGGCAGGCTGCCCTCCTCCGGCTGGCACCATGcagctctctctcgctctgtatCTCGTCTGCCTGCTGGTACATGCGGCCTTCCGGGTGGTGGAGGGCCAGGGCTGGCGGGCCTTCAAGAACGATGCCACAGAAATCATCCCCGAGCTTGGAGAGTACCCCGAGCCCCCACCAGAGCTGGAGAACAACAAGACCATGAACCGGGCAGAGAACGGAGGGAGGCCCCCTCACCATCCCTTTGAGACCAAAGGTATGCATGGGGGTAGAGGAGAGCATTTTTCACATGAGGGGTGGCTCTCCGGAAGGTTTTGAAGCCTGGGGTAGACCTTCCGCCCCGCTGTCAGTACTAATGAAGGGACAGccttgcctggaggcagggggaagGTGGCAAGCCAGCATAGCCTTGGTGTTGCAGCTCAGGAGGCAggaagctggggtaggggcggCTGGCCACAGGAGCCTGGGGCAGGATCAATGCTGAGGTGGTGAGACTATAACTTCAGGACCGGCTCAGAGCCTCCGAAGGCAGACAGTTTCCAAGAATCCCCTCCTGAGAAGACAGGAGACGGGTCTGGCCGCTGGCATCCCTGGAAGGGAAACCAGGCAAGGGAGCCCTCCCATCCGTGAGCACCTGCTGGAGGTAGACACTCTACCCAGGTTGTACTTAAACCCTACCCCGGGGATCCACCGCAGGGGAGCCCCCGGAGGTGAGTCCCCAATTGGAAAGTGAAGAAACAAAAGCTCCAGACGTGAAGTTAACTTGGTAGGGAGTAGAAGAGCTGAGATTTGACCCCAGTCTGATCCCATGCCAAGATAGCCCTGGTGGAAGATGTGGGGTGGGGTTGGATGGGGGGAGTGCTGGGGACAGAGAGCCAGAGCATGTCCCCACAAAGCAATGGGAAGAGGACATTCCCGCCGCCCCGAGTCTTCCCAGTGAGCTGGCCCTTGAAGGAACGGGAAGCTGTAGGCAGAGTCTGACCTGGGTAGCAGCTTGTCCAGGCCCTGGAGGGGAAGTAGCATCCTCTGTGAGGGCAGTGGATGCAGGTAACCCCATCTGTCCCCAGGTCCAAGCCTTGCCTCGTTACTAGGGAGGGGGCCTGACCGTTGTGACAAGGCAAGGGCTCTCGTGGAGGGCACATCTGGGCTTCTGATCAGGTCTGCACGCACAAGCCTAGGGGGCCGTGTGCACAGCTGGCTGGAGCCGCTGGGGGTGGGGCCGGAATGACACTTCTTGGGGAGGGCCTCACTGCCCTCCAGTCATTGTCTGGTTGGGAGAGGAGTCCACTGCCCAGGCCCCCtcatctcctctctccctgccccacagccAGCTGGGAATGTGGGGCTCTGCCAAAGGGGCAGCCCCACCGGGGGCCTGAAGACTTGAAGGCCTCAAGTCTTCAAAAGGGAGGGCAGGAGCATATCACCCCGCCACTGCCCCCCGCACCACCCAGGCAAGGTTGATTAAGCTTAAGGGACTGCTTCCTGGGCTCTATGGGGTCCAAATACAAAATACCCACCTCCCTGGGCTCCCAGGAGAAGCCACAGGCCCCCAAGGAAGCTGTAAGCTCAAAACAAAGTCACCTTCTATAGAAGTGCCTGATGTGGGGTACTATTCTTGGAAAGCCCAAAAAGCCTCCTTCCTTTGGCAAACAGGCCACCCCCACACACTCCCCCTGCAGCCTGGGAGCAAGGGTGAGGGTGGAAAGCCAGCCCAGAAACCAGAAGTTCAGCCACTGGAGGAAGGCAGACCCACCTCTCCCCTGCTCTGCTGGTTCTCCGGGCCTGGGGAATGGAGGCCTGGCCTTCTTGGCCTTCTCTCTGCTTTTGGTCCCAGGACTGTTTTTCATCCCCTTGGGTGACAGACAGATGTTCATATGAGGACCAGCTGTTTAAAAAGCTCCCATCTGTCTAAGCCCACAGTAGGAGAGTTGATTAAGGTGACTTCGGGGGACCAAGCCAGACCTTAGAGCACAatcttccccatcccccatccccaccccaacccaggaGCAAGGCTGGGCTACTATCGGAGATCCATTAAAATGGCACAAAAAAAGAGATGTGCCCAGCAGCATGCCTAGTACACAGCAGGTGCTTAATAAGTGTTTGCAGCAGCTGAACCTATAGGTTTTCAGACAGGGCTCCATCCCCTCTGATAGAGAAGTAACTGTAGTGAGAGGCAGCCctgtgccccgcccccacccccaccccaacctcccacgtgGGTGCTCAGACACACAGCTTCCACCCTTATAGGAACCCAGAGGGGCTGGGGCCCCAAGAAAGCACAGTGAGGACACCCAACTCTGCCTTTCAGGCAAGGGCCTTTCCCTCTCTAGGCTTCCCGGTCCTCTGTGATGATGAGGGGCCTGGACAAGCAGCCTCTGGCTCTTTTCAAGTCTAAtgactcctccccacctcctcttccatttctgtCCTCCGCAGCAGCTGCCCTGATTTATTCCCTTCAATTAACCCCTActcctttctccatcccctcaccaaCTCTCCCAAGTGGCTGGAAAAAGAATTTAGGAGAAGCCAAGGCCATCATGCAGAGGGTGTGGCTAGCACTTGCTCTGCCTAGACCAGGCACTCCGGGACACGATGTGACTtatagagggagaaaaagactccctTGGAGAAGAACACATAATAAAAGCCAGTACTTCCAGCTCTTACCGCATACTCACCGCGGCCCCTGAGTTGTATACGCCATGGATTCACTCCCTAACGGCTCAGGACAAACCAATTTTACAGATAGGAAGCatagagaggttaaatgacttgcccaagatcacacagcgtTGAAGCTGGTATTTGAACCCCAACAGATACTTGGCTCCAAAGTTTTAGGGGGAAAGGGTGGGCCAGAGGTCTTTGCATCAGCCCCAGAATACCTGGGCAAATGCAGCTGGAAAGTGGCAGGTTTGGAAAAGGCGGGTTGGGCTGGGTGGGTGGCGTGCAGGAGGCCGCCGAGCCTGACGCAACCTCTCTCGCAGACGCGTCCGAATACAGCTGCCGCGAGCTGCATTTCACCCGCTTCGTGACGGACGGACCCTGCCGCAGCGCCAAGCCGGTCACCGAGCTGGTGTGCTCCGGCCAGTGCGGCCCCGCGCGCCTGCTGCCCAACGCCATCGGCCGCGGCAAGTGGTGGCGCCCGAGCGGGCCCGACTTCCGCTGCATCCCCGACCGCTACCGCGCACAACGGGTGCAGCTGCTGTGCCCGGGGGATGCGGCGCCGCGCGCGCGCAAAGTGCGCCTGGTGGCCTCCTGCAAGTGCAAGCGCCTCACCCGCTTCCACAACCAGTCCGAGCTCAAGGACTTCGGGCCCGAGGCCGCGCGGCCGCAGAAGGGCCGAAAGCCGCGGCCCCGCGCCCGGGGTGCCAAAGCCAACCAGGCCGAGCTGGAGAACGCCTATTAGAGGCCGCCCGCCGCGCCGCGCTCCCCGACCCGCGCCCTAAGCTGGGCGCCGGAGTTTCTGCCCTCTGCGCGCGGTCTGACTGTTTGTATCTCCTTGTAAATGTCTGCAGCCCGGGGCAGGGGGCGGAAACCTTCCGGGCTCCGGCAGGAGGGAGCCCGGCCCTGCGGATCTCGGGGAGGGGGACCAGcagagcctccccacccccactcccctgcgACCCAGGGGGGTCCCGCAGGGCAGGGACGGCGCTGAGAGTCACACACACTGAGCCACGCAGCCCCGCCCACCGGGGCCGCCCACCTTTGCTGGTCCCACTTCAGAGGACTGCAGAAAAGCGAGCATTTCGCCGCCCAGGGTTTCTATGGGAGCGGTGGGGAATGAGAGTCCGGGGACTGGTTAAGAAAGTTCGCTAAGATTCCTCCTCcactcctctgccccctcctaaAGCCTTTAGTGCCTTGTTGTGCCAAGAACCCAGGACTGGGGTCTGTAGATAGGATTTCCAGTCTGGACTCTGCCACTAACTCGCCCGATGACCTTGGAccgcactcttccctttctgtcCAGAGTCTGTCCTCAATTTCCTCTTTGGAAAATGAAGGTGGGCCTGGGATTTGTATCTCGAGGAATCTACTGCCACATGATTCCAAGGCCTTGGGTGCCGTTTGAATgggcaaaggagagagaggggggttggATTGGATTACTGCCATGGTCATGGTCATGGCTAGAATTCAGAACTGTAATCCTCTGATTTGACAGCCAAacaagggtggggggggtgtcttttTTAGGGCTGACAAGCTCCTGGAAGAAGCTCGTTCTTTCCAGCCTGGGCTCCCCAGATGTTTGCCTACCTCCACCACTCCACCCCAAAGGATGCAGAAAAGATACCTGCAATTGGGGTAGAGAAGGAGAAGGTCCCAAGGCTAGGGAAGGCTGGGGGAGCACGGCCAGGAATCAATCCCCTATTCCAAAAGAACAGCATCCCCCACCATGGCCATGTTTTAAAGTCACCTTCTTCAGAGAAGCTTgaagtcccaggacactgggcttGCCAGGCCCAAGGAACAGCCAGCCCCCCATTAAGACCAGCAGATCCCTTTGGAGGTGTCTCCTCCCGCCTAGCACTCACAGACATGATTCTGTCTAGCAAGTAGCTTCTTACTACTGTTACCGGTGGTGGCGCatcttacattaaaataatattacttGGGGAAAATTTACAAGTGCTGTACATATGCTGAAAAAACCGCAAAGCCCGTTAGCTGTCATCCAAAAATCTTTCGGAAAGTCCTTTCCAGACACCTCTTACTTTCTGTGTAGtttttcattgtttaaattttttttttttttttttttaaaacagaagcaCAGACCATGTGAGAGCCTGCTGGGCTGGTCGTTTTTTGCAATCCTTTCATGTGGGATTTGTCCACAAGAATGAGAGTCGTGGTTCTTAAAAAGAGTTAAGTTACGTATTTATTTTCGCACTTAAGTTATTTATGC is a window from the Neovison vison isolate M4711 chromosome 5, ASM_NN_V1, whole genome shotgun sequence genome containing:
- the SOST gene encoding sclerostin, which gives rise to MQLSLALYLVCLLVHAAFRVVEGQGWRAFKNDATEIIPELGEYPEPPPELENNKTMNRAENGGRPPHHPFETKDASEYSCRELHFTRFVTDGPCRSAKPVTELVCSGQCGPARLLPNAIGRGKWWRPSGPDFRCIPDRYRAQRVQLLCPGDAAPRARKVRLVASCKCKRLTRFHNQSELKDFGPEAARPQKGRKPRPRARGAKANQAELENAY